In one Amaranthus tricolor cultivar Red isolate AtriRed21 chromosome 8, ASM2621246v1, whole genome shotgun sequence genomic region, the following are encoded:
- the LOC130820294 gene encoding uncharacterized protein LOC130820294, translated as MLKLRGFNQTIHLHPNTNFNTNNLNLLIVKPVNFSPRTSMADSESRSEITQTLQTEKKAENKEIPPKKKELPEPPEKPEAGDCCGSGCVRCVWDVYYDELETYNQLLKEYNNSLK; from the coding sequence ATGTTGAAATTAAGAGGCTTCAATCAAACAATCCATCTTCATCctaataccaattttaacaCGAATAATCTTAATTTACTGATCGTAAAGCCAGTCAATTTTTCTCCAAGAACGTCAATGGCGGATTCCGAGAGCAGATCAGAGATTACGCAAACGTTGCAGACGGAGAAGAAGGCGGAGAACAAAGAAATTCCGCCGAAGAAAAAGGAATTGCCAGAGCCGCCGGAGAAACCAGAGGCTGGAGATTGTTGTGGAAGTGGATGCGTTCGATGCGTTTGGGATGTTTACTATGATGAACTCGAAACTTATAATCAATTGCTCAAGGAATACAATAACTCTCTCAAATGA